The Candidatus Nanosynbacter sp. HMT-352 genomic interval GTCCAAGATTCACCGATATCACGAGCGTTATCGACAATTTTGGAGTATGCGGTAAAAAGTCATGCGTCCGACGTGCATATTGAGCCATTAGAGAAGGCTTTGAAGATTCGTTGTCGTGTTGACGGTGTTTTGCGTGAAATAATGCAGCTCCCAAAGAGTATTGAGCCGGCGTTAGTTAGTCGCATTAAGATTCTTTCCAATCTGAAAATTGACGAGCATCGAATTCCTCAGGATGGTCAATTTGCGGTTAACGTCGCAGGCAAGGAGGTTGATCTTCGTATTGCTATCTCTCCAGTTGTCTGGGGTGAACAAGTGGTTATTCGTCTGCTTGATAAGAGTGGAAGTTCTTTTAATCTGGAAGATATGGGCTACGCTGGGCGCGCATTAAGAACGATCCGTAAGGGGATTAAGCGACCAAATGGAATGATTCTGACGTCAGGTCCAACTGGTTCTGGTAAGTCAACGAGTTTGTATGCGTTGATTAAAGAGATTAAAGACGACACTGTGAATATTGTGACGCTTGAAGATCCGGTTGAGTATAAGATGGATGGCGTCAATCAGATTCAGGTGAATGCGGAAGTTGGCTTGACGTTTGCTTCTGGATTGCGCTCAATTTTGCGTCAAGACCCAGACATTGTGATGGTTGGTGAGATTCGCGATAATGAAACGGCGAATTTGGCCATTCAGGCAGCCTTAACGGGGCACTTGGTTTTCTCAACACTTCACACTAATTCTGCCGCTGGTGTGTTGCCGCGTCTATTAGATATGGGAATTGAGCCGTTTCTTATCGCCAGTACGGTTAACACAATTATCGGTCAGCGTTTGGTGAGGCGAGTGGCGCGCCATCGGGATATCTATCAATCATCGCCGTTAGAGACGCAGGCAATTCGCGAGGCGGTTGGTGGATTATTGCCGCAAACAAGGGAGCA includes:
- a CDS encoding GspE/PulE family protein, whose translation is MALLTDDIQDKLIELLVNEGLIEKSVIDDALKRASESGKPLFSLLSEEGLLDNELLVHGVAQVSGVPYVNLSNSVISQDILSLLPSDVAERFMAVPLAEVQNRLAVAMIDANNVQAVDYLSNRIQRPIKVFMASEESVRHVLDQYKTDLSSVNVAAQASQEESLSEAGNIKTIVQDSPISRALSTILEYAVKSHASDVHIEPLEKALKIRCRVDGVLREIMQLPKSIEPALVSRIKILSNLKIDEHRIPQDGQFAVNVAGKEVDLRIAISPVVWGEQVVIRLLDKSGSSFNLEDMGYAGRALRTIRKGIKRPNGMILTSGPTGSGKSTSLYALIKEIKDDTVNIVTLEDPVEYKMDGVNQIQVNAEVGLTFASGLRSILRQDPDIVMVGEIRDNETANLAIQAALTGHLVFSTLHTNSAAGVLPRLLDMGIEPFLIASTVNTIIGQRLVRRVARHRDIYQSSPLETQAIREAVGGLLPQTREQVAQYAQDLGYESLPLATQTSFALAKGKDTPQTPRGYAGRAGLYEVMDITEEIQNLIVKRATSAEIQRMAIQQGMITMRQDGYLKALNGITTIEEVNRVAADTA